Proteins encoded by one window of Cydia fagiglandana chromosome Z, ilCydFagi1.1, whole genome shotgun sequence:
- the LOC134678124 gene encoding uncharacterized protein LOC134678124 gives MKMLRWMSGVSRKDRVRNAHIRGSLGVRDIADKLQECRLRWYGHVSRRPASYVGNKCLAMPPPPGTGRRGRPKKRWLDVVKEDMRANGLTTRDAEDRAKWSRRSRKADPGSSRPARGHSRD, from the coding sequence ATGAAGATGCTACGGTGGATGAGCGGAGTTTCACGCAAGGATCGCGTCCGAAACGCCCACATTCGGGGTAGTCTTGGCGTCCGTGACATCGCAGACAAACTGCAAGAGTGTCGCCTTCGTTGGTATGGCCACGTCTCGCGCAGACCGGCAAGTTACGTGGGTAACAAATGCCTGGCCATGCCGCCTCCTCCCGGTACGGGAAGAAGAGGCCGGCCCAAGAAGCGATGGCTTGATGTCGTCAAGGAGGACATGCGTGCCAACGGACTCACTACCAGGGATGCCGAAGATCGGGCAAAGTGGTCACGAAGGAGTCGGAAGGCGGACCCCGGGTCCTCGCGCCCCGCGCGGGGGCACAGCCGGGATTGa